The nucleotide window TATTATCGCACCCGTTGCCACTATCGTCTCGGCTTCGCCGACGATTATCGCCTTCGGTGCCTTTCCGTTCTTCTTGAGGGCGTAGATTACGTAGGAGCCGACGGTTGAGCCCTTCCCGCGTGGGAAGGCGAGGATTTTGCCCGCTATGCTCTGACCCCTTATGTCGCTCTCCGCGTCGGTGACGATTCCAGTCTCGGGGTCAACTCCACCGAGGAAGGAGAGCGGTTTCTTTGACACTATCAGCTCGCCCTCAGCCTTTCCGCCGACGACCTTCCTTCCCTTCAGCTTCATTCTACCACCTCACGGGGCTTTTTTTATGAGTCTCTCGGCGTCGTCAAGCCTTACGCTAAAGCCGAAGGAGCGGAAGTAGAAAGCCGACTTTCCGCTGTTGGTGGCGATGCCGTTGTACCAGCCCTTAATCGGCGACACGACGAAGCACGAGTCCGCTATAATCCGCCCGTTGTAGCGCTCTATCGTTTCGGTGTAGCCGAGCGAGTCGGATAAAGCCTTAACGGCCCTGCTCGCGGTTATGAAGAGCGGTATCTTTAGGGGCCTTCCGCGCATTCTCAGAAGTTCGGCTATCTCCTTGATTTCCACCAGGGAAGCGTGCGGACAGCCTATGAGAATCATGTCTATCTCGCTCCAATCGTCGGAGAAGCTCTCCCTGACGGCCCTCAGGTCAGCTTCCTCAACCGTCACCGTCTCTATCCCGTCGGAAATCGCGTTCCTGTATTCGGGCGTTTCGCCTTCGACGTGGTAGAGCGCTATCGAACCGGTAGCGGCCATAGAAGCGCCGAGCTCCTTGAGGTAGTCTAGGCTTTCCGGTTTCAGGCCGGTTATGTAGGGCACGTCGTTTCCGAGGGCCTTTCCAAGATGGTAGCCGAGGGCGGAGTAGTCCACAAAGGTCTTGACTTTAGCTTCTACCTTCACCTTCACGGTCGCCTTCCTGTTCTCGTCGAGGTGAAGTCCGTATTCCGGCGTTTTGCCGACTATGGCTGATGCCAGGCTCGACGGCCCGCCCTCGCGGTTGGTTCTGGCCCCTATTATAGAGTTTGCGAAGGAAACCGCCGAGCTCTCGCTCCAGGCAAGGTGGTCGCCGAACTTCGGAAGGTTCGCCCCGTAGTAGGGGGTGCAGGTCGAGGTCACCTCTATCCCCATCGCGCGGTAGAGCTCCAAAACCTCCCTCTGCTTCTCCATGAACTCGTCGTCGCCTATTCCCGCCGGGTTGAGGGTCGTGTAGACGCTGACCCTCGCTCCAGCATCCACGAAGTCCCTCAGGAACTCAATGCCGGCCTCGCCGAGGTTTTTGTAGGAAACTCCAGCAATCTGGGCGCTCTTTATGGGAATCAACCGCTCCGCCCCGTAGATGTCGCCGAGTGCGACGAGGATTTCCATCGCCTTCTGGAGTGCGTAGCCGTACTCGCCGGCCAAGATAAGCTCCTCTTCCTTCGTCAGGTACATGACACCACCGAACTAAAAACGACCTTGAAGAATATAAAGCCCGCTCCGAAAGATTTATAAACTTCCTTCGGTTCACTAACTAACGGGTCGAGCAGCGGGGTGGGGCAGCTAGGAGTGCCCGCCGGGCTCATAACCCGGAGGTCGGAGGTTCAAATCCTCCCCCCGCTACCAGATTCGGTTTTCTCGCCTTTTGCTCAACCACCGCGCCTTTTCCTGCCCCATCTGATCCTCGCGGTTAAAACTTTCTCGCTCGCGAATATTCTCGCGGTCGCGTACAGCGTAACTCCCGCAGCGATTCCCAGGTACAGGATGCTCCACGCGACCGATCCGTAGTCCCCCATGAGGATGTAGCGGTAGTCAAGCGTCGGATGGGTGAACGGACTCGCGAGAAGCAGGTATCTGCCAAGGGGCGGGAGCTGGGTCACGTCCACGAAGCTCAGGATGAAGGTGGGGAAAGCCAGCGGCAGGATCACCGAGCTCACAACTGTGTTGGCGCTCTGGACGTCTTCGGCGAAGACAGCCAGGAGCATCGCCAGGCTCAGCGAAAAGGCTATCGTCAGGAAGACGACGACGCCGAAGAGGGCCAGTCCGGCGGGTGTTACCGAAAGGCCGAGCTCGCTCAGCGAAACCCCGGTCTGGGCCCCGAAGCTCGCCATGTACTGTTTGAGGCCGATCATGTAGGCTAAAGCCGCTATCACACCCATAACGGCCGTTCCGGTTATCTTTGACGCGACTATCGTTGTTCTCTTTACCGGGAGCGTCAGGAGGGTTTCGAGGGTCTTGTTTTCCTTCTCGCTGGCCACAGCGCCGGCGGCCATCTGCGACGTTATCATGACCATGAGGAAGACTATCAGGGGCAGCCCGTAGGACTGCGAAGCCAAAACCTGCGAAACGACAGTTGGAGGAACGTTGATTATCCTGTCCATGAAGTACGATCTGCTCTCCGCCCGTATGGGGTGCAGTATCGCCTCCGGATCCCTGGCGCCGAGGGACCTGACCTTCAGCCTCGCTATCTCCTCGGAAAGGACGCTTATAACTGCGTTGATCCTGCCCTCGCTCACGCTCTCCCTCATCCCCGAGCTAAGTCCCTTGAAAACGCCGTACACCTCGACCGTCGCTATCCTGTCGGACTCTATGCTCTCACTGAAGTTGGGAGGGATAACAACCAGAACGTTTTGATTCTCCTGAAGTGCCCGTTTTAGCGCTTCCTCGACAGACGGGGCAGTTATAACGGTTACACTCACGTTGGGACTCGCGTTGAGGGCCTTTATCAGCAACTCGCCGTACTTTCCGTCGTCGAAGTTGACTATCGCCACGTGCGTTTCCTTCGTCGCGCTCTCGAAGCCGAACTGCATCATCCTGCCAAGGGCCGGGTAAACGATGAGCGGCACTATGATCAGGCCGAAGAGCAGTTTTTTATCCCGGATCAGGTTCTTTACCTCCTTCTTTGCCAGGACGAGGAAATCGCTCACGAGCCCTCACCTCCAACCGGCTCGGGGACGCTGACGCCGATGGCCCTCATGAAGACCTCCTCCAGGTTCTCGGCGTCGTACTTCTCCTTCAGCTCTCCGGGAGTTCCAATCTCGACGATCCTTCCGTCCGCTATCATGGCAACGCGATCGCAGAGGAACTCGACTTCGAGCATGTTGTGGCTTGAGATCAGAAACGTGGTATCCATCTCCCTCGCGAAGCGCCTTATCGTCTTTCTGATCTCGTAGGCGTTCACTATGTCGAGCCCGCTCGCCGGCTCGTCGAGAATAGCTAACTTCGGCCTCACCATGAGGGCCCTCGCTATCAAAAGCTTGCGGGTCATGCCCTTGGAGTAAGTCGAGACCTTGTCGTCGAGCCTCTCTCCCAGACCCGAGAGCTCAACGCCGAGCTCGAGCATTTCCCGGGCTTTCCGCTCGTCTTTGGCGTAAAGTTTCGCCATAAACTCCAGGTACTCCCTTCCGGTAAGGTTTTTGTAGGCTCCTGCTTCCTCGGGCAGGTAGCTGATGAGAGCCCTTACCCTGTCGGCCTCCTTAACCACGTCATGGCCGCCCACTCTCGCCGTCCCCCCAGTCGGCTTCAGCAGGGTGGCGAGGATTTTGAGGGTCGTGCTCTTTCCGGCACCGTTTGGCCCGATGAGGCCGAAGATCTCGCCCTCCCCGATGGAGAAGCTTATCCCCTTCAGGGCCTTGACCTTCCCGTAGTCCTTCTCAAGGTTCTCAACCTCGACGAACATCTCAATCACCGTCGTAGATGAAGATGTCCTCGATTTTAGCACCAAAAAAACGGGCGATTTTGAAGGCGAGCCTGAGGGAGGGGTCGTATTTACCTTTCTCAATCGCTATAATGGTCTGCCTCGTAACTCCTAGGGCCTTTGCGAGCTCCTCCTGGGTCAGTCCTCTCGCCTCCCTCAGCTCGCGCAGGCGGTTCTTCATCGCTACATCCTCCGGGAGTAGTAGGCCCTCGCTCCCATCATCGAGATGCTCCACGTGAGCATGAGAAGAAAGGACAGCGTTTCCGCATTGGGGTTCCAGAGGTGGAAGAGTGCCAAGAGCAGAGTTATCGAAGCCACCGTCGTCATGTTCCTGCCGGCGAGCGCCCAGGACTTCAGCTCTATTAGCTCAGTCCTCTCGTCCACAACGGGCCCCTCTGGCCTTAACCGTTCGGCGTTCATCCTCGCAAGCAGGGCCCACACACCGAGAAAGACAGCCCCGGCGAGCAGTCCCTCAGCCTTTGAGAGGTATCCGGTCATAACGAACGCACTCACCGTTGAGAGGCCGGCGAAGAGCAGGGAAAGCGCGAGGAGCTGGGGAACCGCCCTGCTTTCACGGGCTTCCTCCGCTCCCTGGAAGGCCAGCAGAATGGAGCCACCTGCGAAGGAGAATACGAACACGAAAATTCCGGCTATGAACGGGAACGTCCACTCGGGAGGTTCGTACCTTACAACCATGGTGCCGTTGCTCGCCCGGTAGAGCCAGAGGAAGTAAACCGCGTAGAGAAGGCCCGATATGGCAACTAGGCCGAGAAGGTTCTTCTTTCCCATTCACATCACCCGCGAGTAGTAGTGTCTGAGAAGGAGGTGTAACATTGAAATACCAACAAGGAAAACGCTTAGGGCCTTGAAGGCTCCTTTTATCTCCGGGGCCGATGTCCACTGTGAGAGAACCAGCACCGAGAAGCCGAGGGCTATCACCGCGATTTGGAGCGTTCTCCTCGAGGCAATTTCGTTTATCCTGATCGTTCTTTCGTCCTCGAGGACAACGCCCCTCTCCCTGAGCCATGACGAATACCAGTTTGCGAAGAGCATTGCAAGGGCCAGGGACGCAACCGCGAGCTCCCAGTGTCCGGAACGGACGGAGAGGAACATCACGAACCCGGCGGCGATCCCCACGAGCAGGGTCGGAACCCTTGACCACTGCCCCATGCTCTCACCATGTAAAGTTTCCTTTACGTAAAGCTTCCTTTACATCCTTATAAGCTTTGCTCCTCGCGGTAGAGCTCCTCGATGTAGGACACCATGTCGTGGATTGCAAGGAAATCCAGGAGGGCTATAATCCCCTTCAGCAGCACCCCCGAGATGAGGTAGAATATCGCGAGGAACAGGTCAATTGCTAAATACACCAGGGAAACCTTGATCGCCGTCTTTCTGCGGGTATAGGTCCCCCACGCGAGGAGGAAGTCGAGAAGGGCAAAGGGAAGGTAAACGGCCGGGAACTTCGTCCCCTGATAGAGGCCTAGAAACCCCTGAAGAACCAGCACGAACGTCGTGACCTTCAGCTCCCCGAACTTCATTCCCATCCCTCAGTACAGGTGGCTCTTGCTCTCCCGGAGCAGTTTGAAGTACTCGAGAAGTTTCTCAAGATCTTCCCGTTCAAAGACTTCCTCTACGTTCGTCTCCGGGTCGAGGGTGAGCAGATAATCACGCAGTTTTACCAGCTCATCCAGATCCTCCTGAAGCTCCACCGCCCTCTGGGTGAACTCCAGACTTGTGTAGGGGCTCTCAAAGGACCTCGTTTGATTGGCCACTATCGCAACTTTAAGGTCTCCAATCGCTTCCTCAACGAGTTCAAGGAGCTCTCCAACCTTCATGGAGAAACCTCAGCGTTTCCCTTAATAACCTTGTCCCAAAACGTTTATAGTGACGTGGGTGAAATTCCAAACGGGGATCGCTATGGACTTCGCCCTCTTCATGGAGAGGTACGGGTACAAGATACTCCTCGGTGTCTTCGCGATAATCCTCATCGGCTTCTTTGCCGTCCTCGGTTTCTGGATCTACGCCATGTTCAAGGTCTTCGGCTCGATCGCGGCGATAGCGATCGTTGGCTACTTCATATACGCGTTCGTCGTTAAGAGGCGCGTTCTCGACGCCCAGGCGGAGGCTCATGGGAAGTACTTCTACGACCCGAACTACGGAAAGAAACGCTAATAGTTCTCTGAAAATCCTTTGGGTTTTGGGTTATTTTTTCGAGCCATAAGTTTTATATCCTTCCTCCAACTCCCCAGCGGTGGTTGCATGGATGCGGTTAAATCTTATCCTTCTGACCCAGCCGAAGTGAAAGGCGAGAGGCGAGAGAAGAAGCTTCTCATGGGAAACGAGGCGATAGCCTACGGCGCCCTCGAAAGCGGTGTCGTTTTCGCCACAGGCTACCCCGGGACACCCTCAACCGAAGTGATAGAGACGATAGCGAGGCTCAAGCCTGAAGTTTTTGCCGAGTGGGCCCCCAACGAGAAGGTCGCGCTGGAGGAAGCGGCTGGAGTTGCCTACACCGGACTGCGGGCGCTCGTGACAATGAAGTGCGTCGGTTTGAACGTGGCAGCGGACCCGCTTATGAGCCTCGCTTACTCTGGCGTAGAAGGTGGCTTAGTAATCCTCGTGGCGGACGACCCTGGACCTCACACGAGTCAAACGGAACAGGACGACCGCTACTACGGCAAGCTCTCGCTTCTGCCGGTCCTTGAGCCTGCCGACCCGCAGGAAGCTCACGACCTCATCAAGTACGCCTACGAGCTGAGCGAGAGATACAAAGTCCCGGTTATCTTCAGGACAACCACGAGGGTTAACCACACGACGGCCGACGTGGAGGTTAGCGAGTTCATCGAACTCGACAGGAA belongs to Thermococcus sp. AM4 and includes:
- a CDS encoding DUF126 domain-containing protein, encoding MKLKGRKVVGGKAEGELIVSKKPLSFLGGVDPETGIVTDAESDIRGQSIAGKILAFPRGKGSTVGSYVIYALKKNGKAPKAIIVGEAETIVATGAIIAGIPMVQGIDVSKLRSGARVKVDADLGEVEVEEG
- a CDS encoding aconitase X catalytic domain-containing protein, which gives rise to MYLTKEEELILAGEYGYALQKAMEILVALGDIYGAERLIPIKSAQIAGVSYKNLGEAGIEFLRDFVDAGARVSVYTTLNPAGIGDDEFMEKQREVLELYRAMGIEVTSTCTPYYGANLPKFGDHLAWSESSAVSFANSIIGARTNREGGPSSLASAIVGKTPEYGLHLDENRKATVKVKVEAKVKTFVDYSALGYHLGKALGNDVPYITGLKPESLDYLKELGASMAATGSIALYHVEGETPEYRNAISDGIETVTVEEADLRAVRESFSDDWSEIDMILIGCPHASLVEIKEIAELLRMRGRPLKIPLFITASRAVKALSDSLGYTETIERYNGRIIADSCFVVSPIKGWYNGIATNSGKSAFYFRSFGFSVRLDDAERLIKKAP
- a CDS encoding ABC transporter permease: MSDFLVLAKKEVKNLIRDKKLLFGLIIVPLIVYPALGRMMQFGFESATKETHVAIVNFDDGKYGELLIKALNASPNVSVTVITAPSVEEALKRALQENQNVLVVIPPNFSESIESDRIATVEVYGVFKGLSSGMRESVSEGRINAVISVLSEEIARLKVRSLGARDPEAILHPIRAESRSYFMDRIINVPPTVVSQVLASQSYGLPLIVFLMVMITSQMAAGAVASEKENKTLETLLTLPVKRTTIVASKITGTAVMGVIAALAYMIGLKQYMASFGAQTGVSLSELGLSVTPAGLALFGVVVFLTIAFSLSLAMLLAVFAEDVQSANTVVSSVILPLAFPTFILSFVDVTQLPPLGRYLLLASPFTHPTLDYRYILMGDYGSVAWSILYLGIAAGVTLYATARIFASEKVLTARIRWGRKRRGG
- a CDS encoding ABC transporter ATP-binding protein, translated to MFVEVENLEKDYGKVKALKGISFSIGEGEIFGLIGPNGAGKSTTLKILATLLKPTGGTARVGGHDVVKEADRVRALISYLPEEAGAYKNLTGREYLEFMAKLYAKDERKAREMLELGVELSGLGERLDDKVSTYSKGMTRKLLIARALMVRPKLAILDEPASGLDIVNAYEIRKTIRRFAREMDTTFLISSHNMLEVEFLCDRVAMIADGRIVEIGTPGELKEKYDAENLEEVFMRAIGVSVPEPVGGEGS
- a CDS encoding helix-turn-helix transcriptional regulator; protein product: MKNRLRELREARGLTQEELAKALGVTRQTIIAIEKGKYDPSLRLAFKIARFFGAKIEDIFIYDGD
- a CDS encoding DUF2178 domain-containing protein codes for the protein MGQWSRVPTLLVGIAAGFVMFLSVRSGHWELAVASLALAMLFANWYSSWLRERGVVLEDERTIRINEIASRRTLQIAVIALGFSVLVLSQWTSAPEIKGAFKALSVFLVGISMLHLLLRHYYSRVM